A stretch of the Nitrospirota bacterium genome encodes the following:
- a CDS encoding radical SAM protein encodes MAEYTPYRSGHHYVKDYDPARFGERYAEYRRKWETYPKNRIVSDFPINVDLELASMCNLRCPMCHTVYIEHPSYPAFVQQDATRLMPFDTFRRAIDEGVGYEDFSAIKLNFRGESTLHPKIDEFIRYAKERGVLDILLNTNGNYPPELNEKLVDAGLSDIAFSFDALTPDTYKKVRVGGDFFLAMSNAMQMLRHRDRLRVRVSFVHQKANTHEKDAFVKFWTDMGADRILVSDVYNPAELIRKDMLVKQYTKPERFTCPQLWQRLMVLDNGDVYPCCHAFEEPDDLKLGNINETPLIKIWRGEKLEQLRETHANGDYRQIRTCATCAYPKQPIENGSDGQP; translated from the coding sequence ATGGCTGAGTACACGCCCTACAGGTCCGGCCACCACTATGTGAAGGACTATGATCCCGCGCGCTTCGGCGAGCGCTATGCCGAGTACCGCCGCAAGTGGGAAACCTATCCGAAAAACCGCATCGTCAGCGATTTCCCGATCAACGTAGACCTCGAACTGGCCAGCATGTGCAACCTGCGCTGCCCGATGTGCCACACGGTCTACATTGAGCACCCGTCCTATCCGGCCTTCGTGCAGCAGGACGCCACCAGGCTCATGCCCTTCGACACCTTCCGGCGGGCCATCGACGAAGGGGTGGGGTACGAGGATTTCTCCGCGATCAAGCTGAACTTTCGCGGCGAGTCCACGCTGCACCCGAAGATCGACGAATTCATCCGCTACGCGAAAGAGCGCGGCGTGCTGGACATCCTCCTCAACACGAACGGCAACTATCCGCCGGAGCTGAACGAGAAGCTCGTGGACGCGGGGTTGTCCGACATCGCCTTTTCGTTCGATGCCCTGACTCCGGACACGTATAAGAAGGTCCGGGTGGGCGGCGACTTCTTCCTGGCCATGAGCAACGCGATGCAGATGCTGAGGCACCGCGACCGTCTGCGCGTCCGGGTCTCCTTCGTCCATCAGAAGGCGAACACCCATGAGAAGGACGCGTTCGTCAAGTTCTGGACGGACATGGGAGCGGACAGGATTCTCGTGTCCGACGTCTATAATCCGGCGGAGCTGATCAGAAAGGACATGCTGGTCAAGCAGTACACCAAGCCGGAGCGGTTTACCTGCCCGCAACTCTGGCAACGGCTCATGGTGCTGGACAACGGCGACGTCTATCCCTGCTGCCATGCCTTCGAGGAGCCGGACGATCTGAAACTCGGGAACATTAATGAGACACCGCTTATCAAGATTTGGCGGGGGGAGAAACTGGAACAGCTGCGGGAGACTCACGCCAACGGGGATTACCGGCAAATCAGAACCTGCGCCACCTGCGCCTATCCCAAGCAGCCAATCGAGAATGGCTCTGATGGGCAACCCTGA